The following proteins are encoded in a genomic region of Oncorhynchus keta strain PuntledgeMale-10-30-2019 chromosome 8, Oket_V2, whole genome shotgun sequence:
- the LOC127931438 gene encoding trichohyalin-like isoform X2 codes for MLDRWRPPGNSRWSEQRVLLQVLSHLKREAERQRGRKTERQKDREAERQKDREAERQKDREAERQKDREAERQRGRKTERQRGREADRQRGRKTQRLTGREAERQKDREAERQRDREADRQKDREAERQRGREAERQRDREAERQKDREAERQRDRETERQTGRKTERQKDRETERQKDREAERQRGRKTERQRGRKTERQRDREAERQRGRETERQKDREAERQRGREAERQKGRKTERQKDRETERQRGRKTERQKDRETERQRDRKTERQKDRETERQRGREAERQRGRKTERQRGRKTERQKDREAERQRGRKTERQRGRKTERQKDREAERQRGRKTERQKDRETERQRGRKTERQKDRKTERQKDREAERQKDREAERQRGRKTERQRGRKTERQKDREAERQKDREAERQRGRKTERQKDREAERQKDREAERQRGRETERQRDREAERQRGRKTERQKDREAERQRGRKTEAERQKDREAERQRGRKTERQKDREAERQRGRKTERQKDREAERQRGRKTERQKDREAERQRGRKTERQKDREAERQRGRKTERQRGRKTERQKDREAERQRGRKTERQKDREAERQRGRKTERQKDREAERQKDREAERQKDREAERQRGRKTERQKDREAERQRGRKTERQKDREAERQKDREAERKKERKKERKKERKKRLGLFCSIPLSSRVAECFS; via the exons ATGTTGGATCGCTGGAGACCTCCAGGTAACAGCAGATGGTCAGAGCAGAGGGTTCTCCTACAAGTTCTTTCACATctgaagagagaggcagaaagacagagaggcagaaagacagagaggcagaaagacagagaggcagagaggcaaaaagacagagaggcagagaggcagaaagacagagaggcagaaagacagaaagacagagaggcagaaaggcagagaggcagaaagacagagaggcagagaggcagagaggcagacagacaaagaggtagaaagacacagaggctgacaggcagagaggcagagaggcagaaagacagagaggcagaaagacagagagacagagaggcagacaggcagaaggacagagaggcagaaagacagagaggcagagaggcagaaagacagagagacagagaggcagagaggcagaaagacagagaggcagaaagacagagag acagagagacagagaggcagacaggcagaaagacagagaggcagaaagacagagagacagagaggcagaaagacagagag gcagaaagacagagaggcagaaagacagagaggcagagaggcagaaagacagagaggcagagagacagagaggcagaaagacagagaggcagagagacagagaggcagaaagacagagaggcagaaagacagagaggcagagaggcagagaggcagaaaggcagaaagacagagaggcagaaagacagagagacagaaaggcagagaggcagaaagacagagagacagaaagacagagagacagaaagacagagagacagaaagacagagaggcagaaagacagagagacagaaagacagagaggcagagaggcagaaagacagagaggcagaaagacagagaggcagagaggcagaaagacagagaggcagaaagacagagaggcagaaagacagagaggcagaaagacagagaggcagagaggcagaaagacagagaggcagaaagacagagaggcagaaagacagagaggcagaaagacagagaggcagaaagacagagagacagaaagacagagaggcagaaagacagagagacagaaagacagaaagacagagaggcagaaagacagagaggcagagaggcagaaagacagagaggcagaaagacagagaggcagaaagacagagaggcagagaggcagaaagacagagaggcagaaagacagagaggcagagaggcagaaagacagagaggcagaaagacagagaggcagaaagacagagaggcagaaagacagagaggcagaaagacagaaagacagagaggcagagagacagagaggcagagagacagagaggcagagagacagagaggcagaaagacagagaggcagaaagacagagaggcagaaagacagagaggcagaaagacagagaggcagaaagacagaggcagagaggcagaaagacagagaggcagaaagacagagaggcagaaagacagagaggcagaaagacagagaggcagaaagacagagaggcagaaagacagagaggcagaaagacagagaggcagaaagacagagaggcagaaagacagagaggcagaaagacagagaggcagaaagacagagaggcagaaagacagagaggcagaaagacagagaggcagaaagacagagaggcagaaagacagagaggcagagaggcagaaagacagagaggcagaaagacagagaggcagaaagacagagaggcagaaagacagagaggcagaaagacagagaggcagaaagacagagaggcagaaagacagagaggcagaaagacagagaggcagaaagacagaaagacagagaggcagagaggcagaaagacagagaggcagaaagacagagaggcagaaagacagagaggcagaaagacagagaggca
- the LOC127931438 gene encoding trichohyalin-like isoform X1, with the protein MLDRWRPPGNSRWSEQRVLLQVLSHLKREAERQRGRKTERQKDREAERQKDREAERQKDREAERQKDREAERQRGRKTERQRGREADRQRGRKTQRLTGREAERQKDREAERQRDREADRQKDREAERQRGREAERQRDREAERQKDREAERQRGREAERQRGREADRQRGRKTERQRGKRDREAKRQRGRKTERQRGRKTERQKDREAERQRGREAERQRGREAERQTDREAERQRGRKTERQTGREAERQKDREAERQRDREADRQKDREAERQTGRKTERQKDRETERQKDRETERQKDREAERQKDREADRQKDREAERQRGREAERQRDREAERQKDREAERQKDREAERQKDREAERQKDREAERQRGRKTERQKDREAERQRGRKTERQKDRETERQRGRQAERQRGRKTERQRGRKTERQKDREAERQRGREAERQRGRETERQKDREAERQRGRKTERQKDREAERQRGRKAERQRGRKTERQKGREAERQRDRKTERQKDRETERQRGRKTERQKDREAERQKDREAERQRGREAERQRGRKTERQKDREAERQRGREAERQRGRKTERQKDREAERQRGRKTERQKDREAERQRDRKTERQRGRKTERQRGRKTERQKDREAERQRGREAERQRGRKTERQRGRKTERQKDREAERQRGRKTERQKDRKTERQRDREAERQRGRETERQKDREAERQRGRKTERQKDREAERQRQRGRKTERQKDREAERQRGRKTERQKDREAERQRGRKTERQKDREAERQRGRKTERQKDREAERQRGRKTERQKDREAERQRGREAERQRGRKTERQKDREAERQRGRKTERQKDREAERQRGRKTERQKDRKTERQRGRKTERQKDREAERQRGRKTERQKDREAERQRGRKTERQRGRKTERQKERKKERKKERKKERKD; encoded by the exons ATGTTGGATCGCTGGAGACCTCCAGGTAACAGCAGATGGTCAGAGCAGAGGGTTCTCCTACAAGTTCTTTCACATctgaagagagaggcagaaagacagagaggcagaaagacagagaggcagaaagacagagaggcagagaggcaaaaagacagagaggcagagaggcagaaagacagagaggcagaaagacagaaagacagagaggcagaaaggcagagaggcagaaagacagagaggcagagaggcagagaggcagacagacaaagaggtagaaagacacagaggctgacaggcagagaggcagagaggcagaaagacagagaggcagaaagacagagagacagagaggcagacaggcagaaggacagagaggcagaaagacagagaggcagagaggcagaaagacagagagacagagaggcagagaggcagaaagacagagaggcagaaagacagagaggcagagaggcagaaagacagagaggcagagaggcagacagacagagaggcagaaagacagagaggcagagaggcaaaagagacagagaggcaaaaagacagagaggcagaaagacagagaggcagagaggcagaaagacagagaggcagaaagacagagaggcagaaagacagagaggcagagaggcagaaagacagagaggcagagaggcagagaggcagacagacagagaggcagaaagacagagaggcagaaagacagagaggcagacaggcagagaggcagagaggcagaaagacagagaggcagaaagacagagagacagagaggcagacaggcagaaggacagagaggcagaaagacagacaggcagaaagacagagaggcagaaagacagagagacagagaggcagaaagacagagagacagagaggcagaaagacagagaggcagaaagacagaaagacagagaggcagacaggcagaaagacagagaggcagaaagacagagaggcagagaggcagaaagacagagagacagagaggcagagag gcagaaagacagagaggcagagaggcagaaagacagagag gcagagaggcagaaagacagagaggcagagaggcagaaagacagagaggcagaaagacagagaggcagaaagacagagagacagaaagacagagaggcagaaagacagagaggcagaaagacagagaggcagaaagacagagag acagagagacagagaggcagacaggcagaaagacagagaggcagaaagacagagagacagagaggcagaaagacagagag gcagaaagacagagaggcagaaagacagagaggcagagaggcagaaagacagagaggcagagagacagagaggcagaaagacagagaggcagagagacagagaggcagaaagacagagaggcagaaagacagagaggcagagaggcagagaggcagaaaggcagaaagacagagaggcagaaagacagagagacagaaaggcagagaggcagaaagacagagagacagaaagacagagagacagaaagacagagagacagaaagacagagaggcagaaagacagagagacagaaagacagagaggcagagaggcagaaagacagagaggcagaaagacagagaggcagagaggcagaaagacagagaggcagaaagacagagaggcagaaagacagagaggcagaaagacagagaggcagagaggcagaaagacagagaggcagaaagacagagaggcagaaagacagagaggcagaaagacagagaggcagaaagacagagagacagaaagacagagaggcagaaagacagagagacagaaagacagaaagacagagaggcagaaagacagagaggcagagaggcagaaagacagagaggcagaaagacagagaggcagaaagacagagaggcagagaggcagaaagacagagaggcagaaagacagagaggcagagaggcagaaagacagagaggcagaaagacagagaggcagaaagacagagaggcagaaagacagagaggcagaaagacagaaagacagagaggcagagagacagagaggcagagagacagagaggcagagagacagagaggcagaaagacagagaggcagaaagacagagaggcagaaagacagagaggcagaaagacagagaggcagaaagacagaggcagagaggcagaaagacagagaggcagaaagacagagaggcagaaagacagagaggcagaaagacagagaggcagaaagacagagaggcagaaagacagagaggcagaaagacagagaggcagaaagacagagaggcagaaagacagagaggcagaaagacagagaggcagaaagacagagaggcagaaagacagagaggcagaaagacagagaggcagaaagacagagaggcagaaagacagagaggcagagaggcagaaagacagagaggcagaaagacagagaggcagaaagacagagaggcagaaagacagagaggcagaaagacagagaggcagaaagacagagaggcagaaagacagagaggcagaaagacagagaggcagaaagacagaaagacagagaggcagagaggcagaaagacagagaggcagaaagacagagaggcagaaagacagagaggcagaaagacagagaggca